A single Candidatus Neomarinimicrobiota bacterium DNA region contains:
- a CDS encoding ABC transporter permease, whose translation MQKLVRRLGRETIGLVASIGEVFILLGQALKNVRYFHQDRILYNEQFYRLGVKALPLVSIIAVFAGAVAGWQGAYQLEDTLPPRFFGQIVAVGILSEMGPVLTALVLAGRNGSSIGAEIATMKVTEQIDALEVMAIDPIRHLVAPRVVAMIIMMPLLVVVADIIALFTAAIIGDAFFNISVTMFFNSFQSVFVVTEDVIPGLVKALTFGISVGLISCWVGLKATRGASGVGKAAIQAFVISATIILVNDYAVATLVF comes from the coding sequence ATGCAAAAACTAGTTCGGCGGCTTGGTCGTGAAACCATTGGTCTGGTTGCCAGCATTGGTGAAGTATTCATTCTCCTTGGTCAAGCTTTAAAAAATGTCCGCTACTTCCATCAGGATCGAATTTTATACAACGAACAATTCTATCGATTGGGTGTCAAGGCCCTTCCCCTGGTAAGCATCATCGCGGTTTTTGCCGGTGCTGTGGCAGGTTGGCAGGGTGCCTACCAATTGGAAGATACACTGCCACCAAGGTTTTTCGGGCAAATCGTTGCAGTAGGAATATTATCTGAAATGGGTCCGGTCCTAACAGCCCTGGTTCTGGCGGGTCGAAATGGCTCCTCTATTGGTGCCGAGATTGCAACTATGAAAGTTACAGAACAGATTGATGCCCTTGAAGTGATGGCCATCGATCCCATTCGTCACCTGGTGGCACCCCGTGTGGTAGCCATGATCATCATGATGCCCCTTTTGGTTGTGGTGGCAGATATTATTGCTCTCTTTACAGCAGCAATTATTGGTGATGCCTTCTTTAATATCAGTGTCACCATGTTTTTCAATTCTTTTCAATCAGTGTTCGTCGTTACTGAGGATGTGATCCCCGGTCTGGTCAAAGCCCTGACCTTTGGAATCTCCGTCGGTTTGATCAGTTGCTGGGTAGGCCTGAAAGCTACCCGGGGTGCCAGTGGCGTAGGTAAAGCTGCAATTCAGGCATTTGTTATTTCAGCCACCATCATCCTGGTGAATGATTACGCTGTTGCAACCCTCGTTTTTTAA